A window of the Pristis pectinata isolate sPriPec2 chromosome 27, sPriPec2.1.pri, whole genome shotgun sequence genome harbors these coding sequences:
- the LOC127583794 gene encoding uncharacterized protein LOC127583794 isoform X1 gives MLVSVCLKPTLFSDFQFTAANSPQVAEPVVPLHSAPQDVYPPPNGCESSFYENNQFPENASHEQNPILYDEVYETCLSDLCTESSYNSYTSNFCSPPVNYQTPSHCSHSAVISGSPAHASMDYEYSTQRVALSPQDFCPSSHLEPKSLYPTSEEYFTHQHYSCASTIYSIFSYVPENMEMGSMSENGCFTIPEYKDYSTGLLTEDIWRGNLNECLDY, from the exons ATGTTAGTTAGCGTTTGTCTAAAGCCCACCTTGTTTTCTGATTTCCAGTTTACCGCAGCTAACAGTCCACAGGTCGCCGAGCCAGTCGTTCCATTGCATTCAG CTCCCCAGGATGTCTACCCTCCACCTAACGGTTGTGAATCCAGTTTTTATGAGAATAACCAGTTCCCAGAGAATGCTTCGCATGAGCAGAACCCGATCTTGTATGACGAGGTATATGAGACGTGTCTGTCTGACCTCTGCACTGAGAGCTCTTACAATTCGTACACTTCGAACTTCTGCAGCCCCCCAGTCAATTACCAGACACCATCTCACTGCAGTCACTCAGCTGTG ATTTCAGGATCTCCTGCACATGCTTCTATGGATTATGAATATTCTACCCAGCGTGTTGCATTGTCTCCACAAGACTTCTGTCCATCTTCACACTTGGAACCTAAGTCCCTTTATCCAACTTCTGAAGAGTACTTTACTCACCAACACTACAGCTGCGCATCAACAATCTACTCCATCTTTTCCTACGTGCCAGAAAACATGGAAATGGGTTCCATGTCCGAAAATGGGTGCTTTACAATCCCAGAGTACAAAGACTATTCAACTGGATTGCTCACAGAGGATATCTGGAGAGGAAACCTAAATGAATGTTTGGATTATTGA
- the LOC127583794 gene encoding uncharacterized protein LOC127583794 isoform X2, with translation MKLTLNALVDISFTAANSPQVAEPVVPLHSAPQDVYPPPNGCESSFYENNQFPENASHEQNPILYDEVYETCLSDLCTESSYNSYTSNFCSPPVNYQTPSHCSHSAVISGSPAHASMDYEYSTQRVALSPQDFCPSSHLEPKSLYPTSEEYFTHQHYSCASTIYSIFSYVPENMEMGSMSENGCFTIPEYKDYSTGLLTEDIWRGNLNECLDY, from the exons ATGAAATTAACTTTAAATGCATTGGTTGATATTAGT TTTACCGCAGCTAACAGTCCACAGGTCGCCGAGCCAGTCGTTCCATTGCATTCAG CTCCCCAGGATGTCTACCCTCCACCTAACGGTTGTGAATCCAGTTTTTATGAGAATAACCAGTTCCCAGAGAATGCTTCGCATGAGCAGAACCCGATCTTGTATGACGAGGTATATGAGACGTGTCTGTCTGACCTCTGCACTGAGAGCTCTTACAATTCGTACACTTCGAACTTCTGCAGCCCCCCAGTCAATTACCAGACACCATCTCACTGCAGTCACTCAGCTGTG ATTTCAGGATCTCCTGCACATGCTTCTATGGATTATGAATATTCTACCCAGCGTGTTGCATTGTCTCCACAAGACTTCTGTCCATCTTCACACTTGGAACCTAAGTCCCTTTATCCAACTTCTGAAGAGTACTTTACTCACCAACACTACAGCTGCGCATCAACAATCTACTCCATCTTTTCCTACGTGCCAGAAAACATGGAAATGGGTTCCATGTCCGAAAATGGGTGCTTTACAATCCCAGAGTACAAAGACTATTCAACTGGATTGCTCACAGAGGATATCTGGAGAGGAAACCTAAATGAATGTTTGGATTATTGA
- the LOC127583794 gene encoding uncharacterized protein LOC127583794 isoform X4: MIQTPQDVYPPPNGCESSFYENNQFPENASHEQNPILYDEVYETCLSDLCTESSYNSYTSNFCSPPVNYQTPSHCSHSAVISGSPAHASMDYEYSTQRVALSPQDFCPSSHLEPKSLYPTSEEYFTHQHYSCASTIYSIFSYVPENMEMGSMSENGCFTIPEYKDYSTGLLTEDIWRGNLNECLDY, from the exons ATGATACAGA CTCCCCAGGATGTCTACCCTCCACCTAACGGTTGTGAATCCAGTTTTTATGAGAATAACCAGTTCCCAGAGAATGCTTCGCATGAGCAGAACCCGATCTTGTATGACGAGGTATATGAGACGTGTCTGTCTGACCTCTGCACTGAGAGCTCTTACAATTCGTACACTTCGAACTTCTGCAGCCCCCCAGTCAATTACCAGACACCATCTCACTGCAGTCACTCAGCTGTG ATTTCAGGATCTCCTGCACATGCTTCTATGGATTATGAATATTCTACCCAGCGTGTTGCATTGTCTCCACAAGACTTCTGTCCATCTTCACACTTGGAACCTAAGTCCCTTTATCCAACTTCTGAAGAGTACTTTACTCACCAACACTACAGCTGCGCATCAACAATCTACTCCATCTTTTCCTACGTGCCAGAAAACATGGAAATGGGTTCCATGTCCGAAAATGGGTGCTTTACAATCCCAGAGTACAAAGACTATTCAACTGGATTGCTCACAGAGGATATCTGGAGAGGAAACCTAAATGAATGTTTGGATTATTGA
- the LOC127583794 gene encoding uncharacterized protein LOC127583794 isoform X3, with protein sequence MSAQFRGKKTFTAANSPQVAEPVVPLHSAPQDVYPPPNGCESSFYENNQFPENASHEQNPILYDEVYETCLSDLCTESSYNSYTSNFCSPPVNYQTPSHCSHSAVISGSPAHASMDYEYSTQRVALSPQDFCPSSHLEPKSLYPTSEEYFTHQHYSCASTIYSIFSYVPENMEMGSMSENGCFTIPEYKDYSTGLLTEDIWRGNLNECLDY encoded by the exons ATGAGTGCTCAGTTTCGGGGGAAAAAAACG TTTACCGCAGCTAACAGTCCACAGGTCGCCGAGCCAGTCGTTCCATTGCATTCAG CTCCCCAGGATGTCTACCCTCCACCTAACGGTTGTGAATCCAGTTTTTATGAGAATAACCAGTTCCCAGAGAATGCTTCGCATGAGCAGAACCCGATCTTGTATGACGAGGTATATGAGACGTGTCTGTCTGACCTCTGCACTGAGAGCTCTTACAATTCGTACACTTCGAACTTCTGCAGCCCCCCAGTCAATTACCAGACACCATCTCACTGCAGTCACTCAGCTGTG ATTTCAGGATCTCCTGCACATGCTTCTATGGATTATGAATATTCTACCCAGCGTGTTGCATTGTCTCCACAAGACTTCTGTCCATCTTCACACTTGGAACCTAAGTCCCTTTATCCAACTTCTGAAGAGTACTTTACTCACCAACACTACAGCTGCGCATCAACAATCTACTCCATCTTTTCCTACGTGCCAGAAAACATGGAAATGGGTTCCATGTCCGAAAATGGGTGCTTTACAATCCCAGAGTACAAAGACTATTCAACTGGATTGCTCACAGAGGATATCTGGAGAGGAAACCTAAATGAATGTTTGGATTATTGA